The DNA sequence TCAGCGCGAGCCACGCCAGGCCGAGCGACTGCCGCAGCCCGACGAGCGCCTGCGGGAGCGCGCCGGGCAGCACGACGTGCCAGAGCCGTTCCGCGCGGCTGAACCCGAGCGCCCGCGAGGCTTCCACGAGGTTCGGGTCCGCGCCGCGGATTCCCGAGTGGACGTTCAGGTAGAGCGGGAAGGCCACGCCGAGCGCGACCAGCACGATCTTCGTCTCCTCGCCGATGCCGAACCACAGGATGAACAGCGGGATCAGGCCGAGGAACGGCAGCGTGCGCAGCATCTGCACCGGCGGGTCGACGAGCGCTTCGCCCCAGCGCGACAGCCCGGAGACGATGCCGAGGACGACCCCGACGATCGCGCCGATGGCGAACCCCGCGCCGACGCGGCCGAGCGACACGACGAACGCGTCGCCGAGTTCGCCGCTGCGCGCCACTTCCACGCCGGCCTGCAGGACCGTCCACGGGGAACTGAGCTTGTCGGGCGGCAGCAGGCCGGTGCCGCTGGCGATCTGCCAGACGGCGACGAGCACCACCGGGCTGATCCACCGGCGCAGGTCGATCCGGCGCCGGATCTTGCGGGGTGGCCGTTCGACGGCCGGTTCGGCGCGCGCCAGCACGCCCGTGGTGGAAATCGACACGGATTTCTCCCGGGGACTTCGGTGTTCGGGCTTCAGCGCGGAATCAGGCGAGCGGACACGCCGCGCTCGCCTGCCGTCGGAGGTCGACGTGCAGGCGGGCGACGAGGAGTGCGCCGTGATGCATGGTCCCGAGCTTCGAGCCACGAACGGGTGAAGTCAATCCGTGGACACCGGCTCCCAGTCCGTGAAATCCGGTCGTATCAGTGGGTGGAACGGCGATCAGCCGCCGAACATGACCTTCCACTCGTCGAGCGAGCGCGGCCGGTAGACGAAGTTGGTGCGCTTGACGTCCGAAAGCGCGGCCGACGCTTCGGCCGAGTACTGGTGGCCCGGGTAGACGACCGGGTCGCCGGCCAGCCCGGCGAGGGCCTGCAGGCTGCGGTAGATCTCCTCGGCGTCCCCGCCGGGGAAGTCGGTGCGGCCGCAGCCTTCGAGGAACAGCGTGTCACCGGAGACGAGCTTGTCCTCGACGAGGAAGCACTGGCTGCCCGGTGTGTGCCCGGGCGTGTGCAGCAGCCGGATCGGGATGGAGCCGACCTCGAGGACGTCGTCGTGGTCGTGCGCGCGCAGGTCGGTCGCCGACACGCCGGTGACCCGCCGCACCCACTCGGTCTCGGCGCCGTTGACGTGGATCGGCACCTGCTCGACGGCGAGCAGCTCGGCGATCCCGGGCAGTGAGAAGCCCATCATCTCGCCGCCGACGTGGTCCGGGTGGTGGTGGGTGGCGAGCACCCCGGTGAGCCGCATCCCGTCCGCCGCGAGCACGTCCAGCAGATCCCGCACGGCGTAGGCCGGGTCGACGATCACCGCGTCGCCGGTCTCGCGGTCGCCGATCAGGTAGGCGAAGTTCACCATCTGCGTCGCCACCGGGTCCCCGACCGCGAAGTCGCGGCCGGCCAGGAGCTGCCGGAAGTAGAGCCGATCCGTCATGGGCCCACCCTACGGGGTCGCTCCGCGGCCCACTGGTGGACGCCGCCCCGGTGCAGGGCGGCGTGGACGCGGTCACGCAGGACGTTGGCCTCGGCATCCGAAAGCGTCGAGCCCATCGGGCGGAGTACCAGCCGTACCAGCAGGTTCTTCTGGTCTCTGCCGGCACCCAGGCGTGCCAGTGCCTGCGGTGGCAGGTCCGCGCACGGCGTCTCCCGCAGGATCTCGACCGACTCGACGACGTCCGCGTCCGGACCCAGCGCGTCGCGGACGCGGTCGCCGAGGTCTTCCGCGAGGTCGTCCGCCCCGACGGCGATCGAGAGGTCGCGGCGGACCGGCGGCAGCAGCGACACCGGGCGGTACGGCTCGAGGTCGAGCAGCTGCGCGGCGACCGCGGGTTCGACCGAGCGCAGCAGCCGGATGTCCGGGATGCCCTTGAGCAGCATCAGCATCCGGTCGAGGCCCAGTCCGAGGGCGAGCCCCGACCAGCCGTCGCCGAGCCCGGCGCGGGCCAGCACCGCGGGCGCGGCCAGTCCGCATTCGGCGACCTCCACCCAGGCGCCGTCGTGCTCGACGTCGAGCTGCGCACCGTCCACTGTGTACGGATGCCGCCGGTCGTCCAGCCGCCACCGGCGGCCCGGGAGGAGCGCGCCGAGCAGTGCGCCGACCTGTTCTTCGAGGTCGGCCCGGCCCATTGGGCGGCGCGTGATCCGCCACAGGTCGAGCTGGTGCGGCGTGCCGCTGTGCAGCCGGTCGATGCTGTCGCGCCGGTAGACGACACCCGGGCAGACGAGCAGGACGTCGCCGGCCGGGTTCGCGGCCAGCGCCCGCAACGCCGCCGGGATCAAAGCACTGGAGTGGCTGCGCAACATACGATCCGCGTCGAGGTAGCGGGTGTAGCGCGCGTCGCGGCTGACGTCGGCCGGGTCGTAGCCGAGGTTGTCGTAGTTGTCGGCGACGGTGACCACCCCGATCGCCCGGCCACCGCCGGACGGCGCTCTCTCCGGCAAGCGCGTCGACGGCGCGGTCGACGACGAGCTGGATCGCGTGCGGCCCGGCGGCCGGATCGGTCAGATCCCGGACGGCGAGGTCCCGGGTGAGCTGGGCGGGGGTGAGAGTGGTGGGCATGACGGGACCTCCGAGATGAGCGGGGCGACAAGTGACGGCTGCTCCCCTGGCCCGGACACCCGGTGAGGCCGGCACATCTCCACGCGCTCGCAACTCGCCTCGATCACCCGAAGGGCGCGACGGGACAACTGATCCGCTCAAGCAGCGCGATCAACCGTGACCACTCAGCACACCGAACGGATCAAGCCGCACTGATCATGCCGAGCCGTCAGGCGCGGCCGATCGCGGACGTGGCACCGAAACCCCACTGGCACCGGTGAAGGGCCAGGGGGCCGGTAAATCGGCGGTACTCCGCGACGACGGCCACGCACCCACGCTAACCCGCGTGTCACCCGATTTTCACTCGCCCACCCCCTCCTCGGCACGGTCCCGCGCCCCGGGTTCCACTCGCCCTTCACCATCGCCCAGCGCCGGCGGGTCAGCCGGTTTCATTCCCCGACCTCCCTCTCGTCGGCCGCTACCGTGCCCCGGGTTCCACTCGCCCGCTTCACCCTCGCTCGACGCCGCACGTCATCCGACTTTCACTCGCCCACCTCGCCATCGGCCAGCTCGCGCAGGACGTCCAGGTGCCCCACGTGCCGCGCCGTCTCCTGGATGACGTGTGCCAGCACCCACCGCACCGTGAACTCCGACCGCCGCCGCGTGCGGTCGTCGGGGCCGAGGCCGCTCAGCGCCTTCTCCACCCGGCCCCACTCCGCCTTGTACGCCGCGACCACCGACGCCGGTGTGTCGTCCTCGGTCAGGTCCCAGCTCGGATCCGGGGTGCCCGCCCACAGCGACGGCAGGTCCGCGCCGCCCGCCTCGATGGCCAGCCACCAGCGCTCGACCGCTGTCAGGTGCTTCAGGACACCCAGCGCGCTCATCCGCGGTGACGTCGGCAGCGGTGTCGCCGCGGCGGCCGCGCCGCTCAGCCCGGCGACCTTGTTCACCGCCGTGGCGCGGAGGAACTGCAGGAAGTCCAGCTGCAGGCGCAGTTCGTCCCAGGCCAGGCGAGCGGGCCAGGACCGGCACGTTTTCGAACTC is a window from the Amycolatopsis sp. NBC_00355 genome containing:
- a CDS encoding MBL fold metallo-hydrolase — translated: MTDRLYFRQLLAGRDFAVGDPVATQMVNFAYLIGDRETGDAVIVDPAYAVRDLLDVLAADGMRLTGVLATHHHPDHVGGEMMGFSLPGIAELLAVEQVPIHVNGAETEWVRRVTGVSATDLRAHDHDDVLEVGSIPIRLLHTPGHTPGSQCFLVEDKLVSGDTLFLEGCGRTDFPGGDAEEIYRSLQALAGLAGDPVVYPGHQYSAEASAALSDVKRTNFVYRPRSLDEWKVMFGG
- the srmL gene encoding PheS-related mystery ligase SrmL — encoded protein: MVTVADNYDNLGYDPADVSRDARYTRYLDADRMLRSHSSALIPAALRALAANPAGDVLLVCPGVVYRRDSIDRLHSGTPHQLDLWRITRRPMGRADLEEQVGALLGALLPGRRWRLDDRRHPYTVDGAQLDVEHDGAWVEVAECGLAAPAVLARAGLGDGWSGLALGLGLDRMLMLLKGIPDIRLLRSVEPAVAAQLLDLEPYRPVSLLPPVRRDLSIAVGADDLAEDLGDRVRDALGPDADVVESVEILRETPCADLPPQALARLGAGRDQKNLLVRLVLRPMGSTLSDAEANVLRDRVHAALHRGGVHQWAAERPRRVGP
- a CDS encoding DinB family protein, with product MSNTSSKTCRSWPARLAWDELRLQLDFLQFLRATAVNKVAGLSGAAAAATPLPTSPRMSALGVLKHLTAVERWWLAIEAGGADLPSLWAGTPDPSWDLTEDDTPASVVAAYKAEWGRVEKALSGLGPDDRTRRRSEFTVRWVLAHVIQETARHVGHLDVLRELADGEVGE
- a CDS encoding ABC transporter permease → MSISTTGVLARAEPAVERPPRKIRRRIDLRRWISPVVLVAVWQIASGTGLLPPDKLSSPWTVLQAGVEVARSGELGDAFVVSLGRVGAGFAIGAIVGVVLGIVSGLSRWGEALVDPPVQMLRTLPFLGLIPLFILWFGIGEETKIVLVALGVAFPLYLNVHSGIRGADPNLVEASRALGFSRAERLWHVVLPGALPQALVGLRQSLGLAWLALIVGETVNADAGVGYLINNAREFLRTDVVVVGLILYALLGLVTDALVRLLERKVLRWRTR